In Desulfuromonas sp. KJ2020, a single window of DNA contains:
- a CDS encoding PTS sugar transporter subunit IIA, with protein sequence MVGLVIATHSNLAEEFIRAAEMIIGPVKNVMAICIQQTDSVETIRERIGRAIETVGGDGDGVLVMTDMFGGTPANMAISFLEKDRVDVLTGVNLPMIIKLLNSQESVPFHELGAMLRAYGQQSIYLASDMLS encoded by the coding sequence ATGGTCGGTCTGGTTATCGCGACCCACTCCAATCTGGCCGAAGAATTCATTCGGGCAGCGGAAATGATCATCGGGCCTGTTAAAAACGTCATGGCGATCTGTATCCAACAGACAGACAGTGTCGAGACGATTCGAGAGCGAATCGGCCGGGCCATTGAAACAGTGGGAGGCGATGGCGACGGCGTTCTGGTTATGACCGACATGTTCGGCGGGACTCCGGCCAATATGGCGATCTCCTTTCTTGAAAAGGACAGAGTCGATGTTCTGACCGGCGTTAATCTGCCGATGATCATCAAATTGCTCAACAGCCAGGAATCCGTTCCCTTTCATGAATTGGGTGCCATGCTTAGGGCCTATGGCCAGCAGAGTATTTATCTGGCCAGCGATATGCTGTCCTGA
- the metK gene encoding methionine adenosyltransferase → MPMTDFLFTSESVSEGHPDKVADQISDAILDAILSQDTKARVACETLVTTGMAMIAGEITTSAYVDMPQIVRNTIKEIGYDDSSMGFDYETCAVLTSIDRQSPDISQGVTEGEGLFKDQGAGDQGLMFGYACDETAELMPMPIMFAHRLTKRLADVRKGKMVSFLRPDSKSQVSIQYINDKPIRVDSVVISSQHTPDVSYDTLREFIMEEVIKPIIPGELLDEKTKYFINPTGRFVVGGPMGDCGLTGRKIIVDTYGGQGSHGGGAFSGKDPSKVDRSASYMARYVAKNVVAAGLASKCEVQLAYAIGVAEPVSVMINTFGTGKIPSNDIARIVQEEFDMRPAGIIKTLDLLRPIYRKTAAYGHFGRELPEFSWEKTDRVDSLRKRAGR, encoded by the coding sequence ATGCCAATGACTGATTTCCTGTTCACATCCGAATCGGTAAGCGAAGGCCACCCGGATAAAGTGGCCGACCAGATTTCGGATGCTATTCTTGACGCCATTCTCAGCCAGGACACCAAGGCCCGCGTGGCCTGTGAGACTCTCGTGACCACAGGTATGGCCATGATCGCCGGCGAGATTACCACGAGCGCTTACGTGGATATGCCGCAAATCGTGCGGAATACGATCAAAGAAATCGGTTACGACGATTCTTCCATGGGGTTTGATTACGAAACCTGCGCCGTCCTGACTTCTATTGACCGGCAGTCTCCCGATATCTCGCAAGGGGTTACCGAGGGGGAGGGCCTGTTCAAGGATCAGGGCGCCGGGGATCAGGGCCTCATGTTTGGTTATGCCTGTGACGAAACGGCTGAACTGATGCCTATGCCCATCATGTTTGCCCATCGTCTGACCAAGCGGTTGGCCGATGTGCGCAAGGGCAAGATGGTTTCCTTTCTTCGCCCTGACAGCAAGTCGCAGGTTTCCATTCAGTACATCAACGACAAGCCTATCCGGGTCGATTCGGTCGTTATTTCGTCGCAGCATACCCCTGACGTAAGTTACGACACCCTCCGGGAATTCATCATGGAAGAAGTCATCAAGCCGATTATCCCGGGCGAACTCCTCGATGAAAAAACCAAGTATTTCATTAATCCTACCGGACGTTTTGTCGTTGGCGGACCCATGGGAGACTGTGGTCTCACCGGGCGTAAAATTATTGTCGATACCTACGGCGGCCAGGGCTCGCACGGCGGCGGGGCTTTTTCCGGCAAGGATCCCAGCAAGGTCGACCGCAGTGCCTCGTACATGGCCCGCTATGTCGCCAAGAACGTCGTCGCTGCCGGCCTCGCCAGCAAATGCGAAGTCCAGCTCGCCTATGCTATCGGCGTTGCCGAACCTGTATCGGTGATGATCAACACCTTCGGTACGGGTAAAATTCCATCCAACGATATTGCCCGCATTGTTCAGGAAGAATTCGATATGCGGCCGGCTGGCATCATCAAGACCCTTGATCTGCTGCGTCCAATCTATCGCAAGACGGCGGCTTACGGGCACTTTGGCCGGGAACTGCCTGAGTTTAGCTGGGAGAAAACCGATCGCGTCGACTCCCTGCGCAAACGCGCCGGCAGGTGA
- a CDS encoding PTS sugar transporter subunit IIB: MSIVLARIDNRLIHGQVLESWVPATRADCIVVASDSLPEQPFQKMLMKAAVPKNIRVEIETVEAAVRLLASDDLAGKRVMILFANSADSRHAHELGMVFTELNLGNMHGGTGKFRVTCTLALNDEDIENLRSLEQDGIDIVSQCFPSDRKQRWDKLVRASIK, from the coding sequence ATGAGCATTGTATTGGCTCGCATTGATAACCGATTGATTCACGGTCAAGTTCTCGAATCCTGGGTTCCTGCCACGCGGGCTGATTGCATCGTTGTTGCCAGCGATTCGCTGCCCGAGCAGCCTTTTCAGAAAATGCTGATGAAAGCGGCTGTACCCAAAAATATTCGCGTTGAAATTGAAACCGTCGAGGCCGCCGTTCGATTGCTGGCTTCGGACGATCTGGCCGGCAAGCGGGTCATGATTCTCTTTGCCAACTCTGCCGACAGCCGCCACGCTCATGAGTTGGGTATGGTATTTACCGAGCTCAATCTCGGGAATATGCACGGCGGCACCGGCAAGTTTCGGGTCACCTGTACGCTGGCCCTCAATGATGAAGATATTGAGAACCTTCGTTCTCTGGAGCAGGATGGAATCGATATCGTCTCCCAGTGCTTTCCGTCGGACAGAAAACAGAGATGGGATAAGCTGGTCAGGGCCTCCATAAAATAA
- a CDS encoding PTS sugar transporter subunit IIA — protein sequence MKIADFLNASAIADDLKAKGKNDVLAELTDTIVHTDKSLDRDEVMRVLLEREKLGSTGIGDGVAIPHGKLKNISNLLISFGRSRDGVDFDSMDGKPAHLFFLLIAPEESVGIHLKTLARISKLLKNPQVRQRLLQADSAGDIYSIIIEEEEKL from the coding sequence ATGAAGATTGCGGATTTTTTAAACGCTTCTGCTATTGCGGATGACCTGAAGGCCAAGGGCAAGAACGATGTGCTTGCCGAGTTGACGGACACTATTGTCCATACCGACAAAAGCCTCGATCGCGACGAAGTGATGCGAGTGCTCCTGGAGCGGGAAAAGCTGGGAAGCACCGGGATTGGTGATGGGGTCGCCATTCCGCACGGTAAACTTAAAAACATCAGCAACCTTTTGATTTCTTTCGGCCGAAGTCGTGACGGGGTCGATTTTGACTCCATGGACGGCAAGCCGGCTCACCTTTTCTTTCTTCTGATTGCGCCTGAAGAATCAGTAGGGATTCACCTGAAAACCCTTGCCCGCATTTCCAAATTGTTGAAAAATCCCCAAGTTCGGCAGAGGCTTCTTCAGGCCGACAGCGCAGGCGACATCTACTCCATCATCATTGAAGAGGAAGAAAAGCTGTAA
- a CDS encoding PTS system mannose/fructose/sorbose family transporter subunit IID yields MNHKLPAKIIAQILPRLFLLQASWNFERLQSLGALYVMAPGLRFLYQGQELSMAFQRHLSYFNTHPYMASPVLGAALALEEAGTCGQDSMLGVGEFKEMTMAPYAAMGDALFWGALRPLAAAVSLFFAIKGSLWAPVVFLLLFNTPHLWMRVGGFFRGYRSGLQVVEILQKRSLPDLALRIKEATVVLLGGLTAFLSFQLMEKEEIFPLWGFGILAAVGGVAWMIHRRASILFMVMFGVFLLIVMAWFGS; encoded by the coding sequence ATGAACCACAAACTGCCTGCCAAAATTATCGCGCAAATTCTACCGCGACTCTTTTTGCTTCAGGCCAGCTGGAACTTCGAAAGGCTGCAAAGTTTGGGGGCTCTTTACGTCATGGCGCCGGGATTGCGATTTCTTTACCAGGGGCAGGAACTGTCTATGGCTTTTCAGCGTCATCTTTCCTATTTCAATACCCATCCCTATATGGCTTCGCCCGTACTCGGGGCTGCTCTGGCCCTGGAAGAGGCTGGTACCTGCGGACAGGATTCCATGCTCGGGGTCGGGGAATTCAAGGAAATGACCATGGCGCCCTATGCTGCCATGGGTGATGCTCTTTTTTGGGGGGCCCTTCGTCCGCTGGCCGCCGCCGTCTCCCTGTTTTTTGCGATCAAGGGGTCACTGTGGGCACCTGTGGTTTTTTTACTCCTGTTCAATACGCCTCACCTCTGGATGAGGGTCGGAGGATTTTTCCGCGGCTATCGTAGCGGCCTGCAGGTTGTGGAGATTCTGCAGAAGCGAAGTCTGCCTGACCTGGCACTCAGGATCAAGGAGGCAACCGTTGTTCTGCTAGGGGGGCTGACCGCCTTTTTATCTTTCCAGCTTATGGAAAAAGAAGAAATTTTCCCTCTATGGGGGTTTGGAATCCTGGCCGCTGTCGGCGGCGTTGCCTGGATGATTCACCGCCGGGCCTCGATTTTATTCATGGTTATGTTTGGTGTTTTTTTGCTGATTGTGATGGCATGGTTCGGTAGCTAG
- the ptsP gene encoding phosphoenolpyruvate--protein phosphotransferase, producing MTASEKTDLLQDTMLIGIGASPGIAIGETYMVNRARMSAVERTIDEESVDQQIAAFMAAVNLSKKQLEEVKQSVTDRDLSEHIYIIDTHLMILEDQMLLDETRKLIREEKINAEGALKRTLDKFRKVFETIDDEYLRERRSDMDFVGERLLRNLLGEHQQSLKDIDRKVVVIAHDLSPADTMQMDKSKIVGFVTDVGGRTSHTAILARSMGIPAVVGLENVTSFVPGGTPVIIDGTAGIMILHPSEDLFKEYLRKKQIFEYQERELLNYRDLPAITLDGHRVALRGNVEISEEVPLALQQGAEGIGLYRSEFLYMNRLVPPSEVEQVEAYRDIVEQMKPQVVTIRTLDVGGDKFVPEINLSDESNPAMGLRAIRFSLKERRLFKTQLRAILRTSAFGKVRIMFPMISGVAEIRTCKSCLEEAKAELVAEGVPFDEHILVGIMIETPSAALIAHLLAREVDFFSIGTNDLIQYCLAVDRSNEHVAYLYEPLHPAVLEGIRMICAAAKAADIEIGMCGEMAGEPMYALVLLGFGFTELSMNAPGIPRVKRILRQVRRDDGEKLLHNLMKLSTASEVKQHLEEVMTRRFPDLFEQKAF from the coding sequence ATGACGGCTTCGGAGAAGACTGATCTGTTGCAGGATACGATGCTCATTGGAATCGGTGCTTCACCCGGCATCGCCATCGGGGAGACCTATATGGTCAACCGGGCGCGTATGTCCGCCGTGGAGCGAACGATTGATGAGGAGTCGGTCGATCAGCAGATAGCGGCCTTTATGGCCGCGGTCAATCTGTCCAAAAAGCAGCTCGAAGAGGTCAAACAAAGTGTGACGGACAGGGACCTGTCCGAGCATATCTATATCATCGATACCCACTTGATGATCCTTGAGGACCAGATGCTTCTTGACGAAACCAGGAAGCTGATCCGCGAGGAAAAGATCAATGCGGAAGGGGCACTGAAACGGACCCTGGATAAATTTCGCAAGGTCTTTGAAACCATTGATGACGAATATCTCCGGGAACGGCGCTCCGACATGGATTTTGTGGGGGAACGGCTTCTACGGAATCTCCTGGGTGAACACCAGCAATCGCTCAAGGATATCGATCGCAAAGTCGTCGTCATAGCCCACGACCTTTCTCCTGCCGACACCATGCAGATGGACAAAAGCAAGATTGTCGGATTTGTGACCGACGTCGGCGGCAGAACCTCGCATACCGCTATCCTGGCCCGATCCATGGGTATTCCGGCCGTCGTCGGCCTTGAAAACGTGACTTCCTTTGTGCCGGGTGGCACGCCCGTCATCATTGACGGCACCGCCGGCATCATGATCCTGCATCCGAGCGAAGACCTCTTCAAGGAATATTTGCGGAAAAAGCAGATTTTCGAGTATCAGGAGCGTGAACTTCTCAACTACCGGGATTTGCCGGCGATCACTCTTGATGGACACCGCGTGGCCTTGCGTGGAAATGTCGAAATCTCCGAAGAGGTCCCCCTGGCCTTGCAACAGGGAGCTGAAGGCATAGGCCTCTATCGCTCGGAGTTTCTGTACATGAACCGCCTGGTTCCCCCTTCTGAGGTGGAGCAGGTCGAAGCCTATCGCGATATCGTTGAACAGATGAAGCCTCAAGTCGTGACGATTCGCACTCTGGATGTCGGCGGGGATAAGTTTGTTCCCGAGATTAATCTGTCGGATGAATCCAACCCCGCGATGGGGCTTAGGGCCATACGGTTCTCTCTCAAGGAACGACGTCTTTTTAAGACCCAATTGCGGGCCATTCTCAGAACATCCGCTTTTGGGAAGGTTCGCATCATGTTCCCGATGATTTCCGGTGTGGCCGAAATAAGAACCTGCAAATCCTGCCTGGAAGAGGCCAAAGCCGAACTTGTGGCGGAAGGCGTTCCATTCGATGAACATATTCTAGTGGGGATCATGATCGAGACCCCTTCAGCCGCTCTCATTGCTCACCTGTTGGCCCGCGAGGTTGATTTTTTCTCGATCGGAACCAATGATCTGATTCAGTATTGCCTGGCTGTCGATCGCAGCAATGAGCATGTGGCCTATCTTTACGAACCGCTGCACCCGGCCGTGCTTGAGGGCATCCGTATGATCTGCGCAGCGGCAAAAGCCGCCGACATTGAAATCGGCATGTGCGGTGAAATGGCTGGTGAGCCAATGTACGCCCTCGTACTCCTGGGGTTTGGTTTTACCGAATTGTCGATGAACGCCCCCGGCATCCCCAGGGTCAAAAGAATTCTTCGCCAAGTTCGGCGGGACGATGGCGAGAAATTGCTGCACAACCTGATGAAACTCTCCACGGCCAGTGAGGTAAAACAACATCTTGAGGAGGTCATGACGCGGCGATTCCCCGACCTTTTTGAGCAAAAAGCTTTCTAG
- a CDS encoding PTS sugar transporter subunit IIC encodes MPIDKIILACLVAIFAGIDRTAMWQFMLSRPIVAAPLTGVLLGDPEAGLLVGVLVELLWLGRLPVGAAIPPDDTQVAVAATALAAISGPLQGYEGPTLAILATIVTLPLGKVGQLFDRAARHGNGRLLTKAEEAVAEGRVDEIEGFHLRGLGNFALAALATFVVLFVAGTVLMTWLGPLVSPLIDRSVIWWIVTFPCIGAGAIIGTINVTRKATLFTASFVTVYLTLWLL; translated from the coding sequence ATGCCTATCGACAAAATCATCCTTGCCTGCCTTGTCGCCATCTTTGCCGGGATTGACCGAACGGCCATGTGGCAGTTCATGCTTTCTCGCCCCATCGTCGCCGCACCGCTGACCGGTGTGCTGCTTGGTGACCCCGAAGCCGGTTTGCTTGTGGGGGTTCTGGTCGAACTGCTTTGGCTGGGGCGTCTTCCCGTGGGAGCAGCCATCCCGCCGGACGATACCCAGGTGGCCGTGGCGGCCACCGCCCTGGCCGCCATCTCGGGTCCTTTGCAAGGGTATGAGGGGCCGACATTGGCTATTCTGGCAACAATCGTCACGCTGCCTCTCGGCAAGGTCGGGCAGCTTTTCGACAGGGCGGCACGTCATGGCAACGGACGTCTTTTAACCAAAGCGGAAGAAGCCGTGGCAGAGGGAAGAGTGGACGAGATTGAAGGATTTCATCTCAGGGGACTAGGAAACTTCGCCTTGGCTGCTCTCGCCACCTTTGTTGTCCTCTTTGTTGCGGGGACGGTCCTTATGACCTGGCTTGGTCCGCTGGTATCCCCTCTGATTGACCGATCGGTGATCTGGTGGATTGTCACCTTTCCCTGTATCGGGGCGGGAGCCATTATCGGCACCATCAACGTGACTCGCAAAGCCACTTTGTTTACGGCCTCTTTCGTCACGGTATACCTGACCCTCTGGCTCCTTTAA
- the hpf gene encoding ribosome hibernation-promoting factor, HPF/YfiA family: MQIAVTFRHMETSDPVRAYVEEKLDRVKKYIDEPIDAQVVVSVEKKIRHRAEVNLVAKGITIKGSEETNDMYAAIDAVVDKIERQLKRYKEKLKKHKPLSGRERQVQKTVLAAESIDEGAEQPVIVRTNRFSVKPMSVEEAVMQMDLLHKEFLVFTDDKTEEINVVYRRKDGNYGLIAPESK, translated from the coding sequence ATGCAGATTGCCGTAACATTCAGACATATGGAAACTAGCGATCCGGTTCGTGCCTATGTGGAAGAAAAACTCGACCGCGTAAAAAAGTATATCGATGAGCCCATCGATGCCCAGGTGGTTGTTTCCGTCGAAAAGAAGATCAGACATCGTGCCGAAGTCAATCTGGTAGCCAAGGGAATCACCATCAAGGGATCGGAAGAGACCAACGACATGTATGCGGCCATTGACGCCGTGGTGGATAAAATCGAGCGTCAATTGAAGCGTTATAAAGAAAAACTCAAGAAGCACAAACCGCTTTCCGGGCGTGAAAGACAGGTTCAGAAAACCGTGCTGGCGGCAGAAAGCATCGATGAGGGGGCTGAACAACCCGTCATTGTGCGCACCAATCGCTTTTCGGTGAAGCCGATGTCTGTCGAAGAGGCCGTCATGCAAATGGATCTGCTGCACAAGGAGTTTCTGGTTTTCACGGACGACAAAACCGAGGAGATCAACGTTGTGTATCGCCGCAAGGATGGCAATTACGGCCTGATTGCACCTGAAAGCAAGTAA
- a CDS encoding HPr family phosphocarrier protein, translating into MDGKEFRIRNRLGLHARAAAQLVQTANQFKSEITVRKDDLEVNGKSIMGLLMLAAPQGSTIYVSADGADEADAMTAIGKLIDDGFGED; encoded by the coding sequence ATGGACGGTAAAGAATTCAGGATCCGAAACAGGCTCGGCCTGCATGCCCGGGCAGCGGCCCAGTTGGTGCAGACCGCCAACCAGTTCAAAAGTGAAATAACCGTCAGGAAAGATGACCTGGAGGTAAACGGGAAAAGCATCATGGGGCTGCTCATGCTGGCGGCACCGCAGGGCTCGACGATTTATGTGTCCGCTGACGGTGCCGATGAAGCGGACGCGATGACGGCGATTGGAAAGTTGATCGATGACGGCTTCGGAGAAGACTGA
- the hprK gene encoding HPr(Ser) kinase/phosphatase — translation MPGLSIQELLSEKEAGLDLELLAGEKGLSNLVTVPRIQKPGLALAGYITNLHPDRIQVLGSTELSYLAHLPPDTAATNLRQLIALDNSCFIITKGQEAPEMLIRETENQGTPLLRTHHQSSTFISLITKFLEERLLPATTVHGVLVEVAGVGVLILGKSGMGKSECALDLVLRGHRLVADDVVKVRLKLPAVLFGEGSDLLHYHMEIRGLGIINIKHLFGVAAIRERKKIDLAVELVEWEEGREYDRLGLEEQTYSLLGVEIPLLKIPVRPGRNMTSIVEVAARNQILKEMGYHSAIEFQDRLEKRMAEMARLHAHTIIGDNLE, via the coding sequence ATGCCAGGTCTGAGTATCCAGGAATTATTGAGTGAAAAAGAGGCTGGGCTTGACCTGGAGCTGCTTGCGGGTGAAAAGGGGCTGAGCAACCTGGTCACAGTGCCCCGTATCCAGAAACCAGGACTGGCCCTGGCCGGATATATCACCAATCTTCATCCTGACCGCATTCAGGTTCTGGGGTCTACCGAACTTAGCTATCTTGCCCATCTCCCTCCCGATACCGCTGCTACCAATTTGCGACAACTGATCGCGCTGGACAACTCCTGCTTTATTATTACGAAGGGGCAGGAAGCTCCTGAAATGCTCATTCGGGAGACAGAAAATCAAGGCACGCCTCTTTTACGAACCCACCATCAAAGCTCCACCTTTATTTCTCTAATTACAAAATTTCTGGAAGAACGCCTGCTGCCCGCAACGACAGTTCACGGCGTTCTTGTCGAAGTGGCTGGTGTCGGCGTTCTTATCCTGGGTAAAAGCGGCATGGGTAAAAGTGAATGTGCCCTCGACCTGGTGTTGCGAGGGCATCGACTTGTAGCCGATGATGTCGTCAAGGTTCGGTTGAAACTCCCCGCCGTTCTTTTCGGCGAGGGAAGCGACCTGCTGCACTATCACATGGAAATTCGAGGTCTGGGTATCATCAACATCAAGCATCTTTTTGGCGTGGCGGCAATCCGTGAACGGAAAAAGATAGACCTCGCTGTGGAACTGGTGGAGTGGGAAGAAGGGCGGGAATATGACCGACTCGGCTTGGAAGAGCAAACCTACAGTCTTCTGGGTGTTGAAATTCCTCTTCTTAAAATCCCCGTGCGTCCCGGCCGAAACATGACCTCCATTGTCGAAGTGGCGGCGCGCAACCAGATTCTTAAGGAAATGGGATATCACAGTGCCATCGAATTTCAGGATCGCCTGGAAAAGCGTATGGCAGAAATGGCCCGCCTTCATGCTCATACCATCATAGGGGACAATCTGGAGTAA
- the rapZ gene encoding RNase adapter RapZ, with the protein MRLIIITGMSGSGKSTAARALEDDGFFVVDNLPPVMLPKFLEVTQEERTDAQGIAVVMDVRSRSFLHGCERVLASMAQQGHEVEILFFDATDEMLVRRYSETRRRHPMSLNGGVQEGILRERMLLDPLRKLSTTLIDTTQLSPHQLRDKVINAVCGHEGSSPLAVCLQSFGFRYGIPPGSDLVIDVRFLPNPHFVRDLRPFTGKDAAVQEFVLNQPSCQEFLQRFTGLLEFLLPQYRSEGKSYLTLSIGCTGGRHRSVTLVEALRSVFDIEGISLEVVHRDIAKG; encoded by the coding sequence ATGCGCCTGATCATTATCACGGGAATGTCCGGTTCTGGGAAAAGTACCGCTGCCCGTGCCCTTGAAGATGACGGTTTTTTTGTTGTAGACAACCTCCCGCCGGTGATGCTGCCCAAATTTCTTGAGGTAACCCAGGAGGAGAGGACCGACGCTCAGGGGATTGCTGTGGTAATGGACGTTCGCAGTCGCAGTTTTCTGCACGGCTGCGAGAGAGTTCTGGCCTCGATGGCGCAGCAGGGGCATGAAGTTGAAATCCTTTTTTTTGATGCGACGGATGAAATGCTCGTTCGGCGCTACTCGGAAACCCGGCGGCGGCATCCCATGTCACTTAACGGGGGGGTTCAAGAGGGCATTCTGCGTGAAAGAATGCTTCTGGACCCTCTGCGAAAATTGAGTACGACCCTCATCGATACGACTCAGTTGAGTCCCCATCAGTTGCGTGACAAGGTCATCAATGCGGTCTGCGGTCATGAGGGCAGTTCTCCTTTGGCCGTATGCCTGCAGTCATTCGGCTTTCGCTACGGTATTCCGCCGGGTTCTGATCTGGTGATCGATGTCCGCTTTCTGCCGAATCCTCACTTTGTCAGAGATTTACGGCCATTCACCGGTAAGGATGCCGCCGTGCAGGAGTTTGTCTTAAATCAACCGTCCTGTCAGGAATTTCTTCAGCGTTTCACTGGGCTTCTCGAGTTTCTGCTGCCGCAGTACCGTTCCGAAGGTAAAAGCTACCTGACCCTGTCCATTGGCTGCACGGGGGGGCGACATCGGAGTGTGACTCTTGTTGAAGCACTACGGTCTGTTTTTGATATCGAAGGAATCTCACTCGAAGTGGTTCATCGGGATATAGCGAAAGGATAG
- the rpoN gene encoding RNA polymerase factor sigma-54, with product MALEIRQQLKLSQQLVMTPQLQQAIKLLQLSRMELVDMVQQELEENPLLEEGVESVEEIEKSPDSGDEAEMAQASSEEVKEVKGESEGLGDIDWQTYLEGYSLGGSTADYYEEDDDRPSYENLITKKGTLTDHLLWQLNLSPFDETERQIAEEIIGNLNEDGYLIATLEEIAEQVHAEIPAIESVLKKVQDFDPVGVASRNLQECLLKQVEQLELDNSTVVAILENHIGDLESRKYPAIAKALGVSLDEVLGAAKVISHLDPRPGRPYWQEDSHYIVPDVSVYKIGDEYVVVLNDEGLPNLRINSFYRSALSGGSDIDAKAGEHIQEKMRGAMWLIKSIHQRQRTIYKVTKSIVKFQRDFFDRGIEYLKPLVLRDVAEDIEMHESTISRVTTNKYVQTPQGLFELKYFFNSGISTTQGETIASESVKSKIKEIISGENVKKPYSDQKLVELLRGHGIDIARRTVTKYREMLGIGSSTERKRHF from the coding sequence ATGGCTTTAGAGATTCGGCAACAGCTTAAACTGAGTCAGCAACTGGTCATGACGCCGCAACTCCAGCAGGCGATCAAGCTTCTCCAGCTTTCCCGCATGGAGCTTGTTGACATGGTGCAGCAGGAGCTTGAGGAAAATCCGCTTCTTGAGGAAGGGGTCGAGTCCGTCGAGGAGATTGAGAAAAGCCCGGATTCCGGCGACGAGGCGGAGATGGCGCAGGCCTCTTCCGAAGAGGTGAAAGAGGTCAAGGGAGAATCGGAAGGCCTGGGGGATATCGATTGGCAAACGTACCTCGAAGGATACAGCCTCGGAGGATCAACGGCCGACTACTACGAAGAAGATGATGATCGCCCCTCCTACGAAAATCTCATCACCAAAAAGGGGACTCTCACTGACCATCTGCTGTGGCAATTGAACCTGTCTCCTTTTGATGAGACGGAGCGCCAGATTGCAGAAGAGATTATCGGCAACCTGAATGAGGATGGCTATCTGATCGCTACTTTGGAAGAAATTGCCGAGCAGGTCCACGCGGAAATACCGGCCATCGAATCTGTTCTCAAGAAAGTACAGGATTTCGATCCCGTTGGCGTGGCCAGTCGCAATCTTCAGGAATGTCTTCTGAAACAGGTTGAACAGCTTGAACTCGATAATTCTACCGTTGTGGCCATCCTGGAGAACCACATAGGAGATCTGGAATCCCGCAAGTATCCTGCGATTGCCAAAGCGCTCGGTGTCTCTCTGGATGAGGTGCTCGGCGCCGCCAAAGTTATCTCTCATCTTGACCCTCGGCCTGGCCGACCCTACTGGCAGGAAGATTCCCACTATATCGTGCCGGATGTCAGCGTATACAAAATCGGGGACGAATACGTCGTTGTCCTGAATGACGAAGGATTGCCGAATCTTCGCATCAACTCCTTCTACCGCAGCGCGCTTTCAGGTGGTTCTGATATTGACGCGAAGGCCGGTGAGCACATTCAGGAAAAGATGCGCGGAGCCATGTGGCTGATCAAGAGCATCCACCAGCGGCAGCGGACCATCTACAAGGTGACCAAATCCATTGTGAAGTTCCAGCGGGACTTCTTCGACCGGGGCATCGAATACCTCAAACCTCTCGTTCTTCGTGACGTGGCGGAAGATATCGAGATGCATGAGTCGACCATTAGTCGGGTAACAACGAACAAATACGTGCAGACCCCGCAAGGGCTTTTTGAATTGAAATATTTCTTCAATAGCGGGATCAGTACAACCCAGGGCGAAACCATCGCCTCTGAAAGCGTCAAGAGTAAAATCAAGGAGATCATCAGCGGTGAAAACGTGAAAAAACCCTATTCTGATCAGAAACTGGTTGAACTCTTGCGTGGCCACGGAATCGATATTGCCCGTCGGACTGTTACCAAATATAGAGAAATGCTCGGGATTGGCTCATCTACTGAGCGTAAGCGTCACTTTTGA